The following are encoded together in the Syntrophomonadaceae bacterium genome:
- a CDS encoding phosphopentomutase — MGLDRVIIIVLDSVGIGALPDAYLYGDEGSNTLVNVANAVGGLNMPNMEHLGLGNITAIKGITPQVQAAGSYGRMAERSPGKDTITGHWEIAGIILEKPFPVYPDGFPAFIIEELQRQIGRPVLGNYAASGTEIIEKLGLEHLKTGYPIVYTSADSVFQIAAHEEIIPPEQLYEICAVARSILTGEHEVARVIARPFTGSAGNFTRTANRKDFAILPPKPTLLDHLADNRFDVISVGKIKDIFVGRGISHSFSAKTNSHGIDQLLKAMKQFPKGLIFCNLVEYDSNYGHRNDPDGYARALMEFDHRLPEILSLLDSSSVLIITADHGCDPTFTGTDHTREYVPIIVYGDKVKGNVDLGVRDTFADLGATVCEIFNINPLVTGTSFWPQIFNKLE; from the coding sequence TTACCGGATGCCTATCTTTACGGGGATGAGGGTAGCAATACACTGGTTAATGTAGCCAATGCAGTGGGGGGGCTCAACATGCCCAACATGGAGCACCTTGGTTTAGGCAACATTACCGCAATAAAGGGAATAACACCTCAGGTTCAGGCAGCCGGTTCTTATGGTCGGATGGCGGAAAGATCTCCAGGCAAAGATACCATTACAGGCCACTGGGAAATAGCAGGAATAATCTTAGAAAAACCCTTTCCAGTTTACCCTGACGGATTCCCTGCCTTTATAATAGAAGAATTGCAACGGCAAATAGGCAGGCCGGTATTAGGCAATTATGCTGCTTCCGGGACAGAAATAATTGAAAAATTAGGTTTGGAGCATCTGAAAACCGGTTATCCGATAGTATATACCTCGGCTGATAGCGTCTTTCAAATAGCTGCCCATGAGGAAATTATACCTCCTGAACAATTGTATGAAATTTGTGCTGTGGCAAGGTCAATACTTACTGGTGAACACGAAGTAGCACGAGTAATTGCTCGCCCCTTTACCGGGTCTGCCGGGAATTTTACCCGCACTGCTAACCGGAAAGACTTTGCCATTCTGCCACCCAAACCTACATTATTAGATCACCTTGCTGACAACAGGTTTGATGTAATATCAGTGGGGAAAATCAAGGATATTTTTGTAGGCCGTGGCATCTCCCATAGTTTCTCAGCTAAAACCAACTCCCATGGGATAGATCAGCTTTTAAAGGCAATGAAGCAATTTCCCAAGGGGCTTATATTCTGTAATTTGGTCGAGTATGATTCGAATTATGGCCACCGCAATGACCCTGATGGCTATGCCCGGGCCTTGATGGAATTTGATCACCGCTTGCCGGAGATCTTATCTCTGTTGGATTCTTCAAGTGTTTTAATAATCACTGCGGATCATGGTTGTGATCCTACTTTTACAGGAACAGATCATACGCGGGAGTATGTGCCTATTATCGTTTATGGCGATAAAGTGAAAGGGAATGTAGATTTGGGTGTCAGAGATACCTTTGCCGATCTGGGGGCAACGGTTTGCGAAATATTTAATATAAATCCATTAGTAACTGGTACTAGTTTTTGGCCGCAAATCTTTAACAAGTTAGAATAG